One Pseudomonas brassicacearum genomic region harbors:
- the bamC gene encoding outer membrane protein assembly factor BamC: MKRMAGLSALALIISSTSGCGWIWGPEGYFRDRGSDYLEAQQTAPMQLPPDVSVAKRLDPLLPVPRNVADDSVKGEYVVPRPQPLSAMADASDYTLQKSGDSSWVMAQHPPAEVWPVAIQFFQDNGFRLDEQRPQTGEFTTTWQRSDELSAAMAKRLSAAGVAADSESRVRVRIEPGVQRNTSEVYVVSAERPAGSTADVAFTNRSVNTGLDAALVDDMLASMSRTAEQGGSVSMLASKEFDAPSRVSLSEDGSGNPVLNVGSDLDRAWSSVGRALEQGEWRVEDINRSLGLYYINLAEKAEKKDEKPGFFSGLFGSKPDKEEVEARAERYQVRLSKVGDNVQVTVEKNINTVAPADVARKVLGVIQDNLG, translated from the coding sequence ATGAAGCGAATGGCCGGACTTTCCGCACTTGCCTTGATTATCTCCAGCACCAGTGGCTGCGGATGGATCTGGGGCCCGGAAGGTTACTTCCGCGACCGTGGTAGCGATTACCTGGAAGCGCAACAGACTGCACCGATGCAACTGCCGCCTGACGTCAGCGTCGCCAAGCGCCTGGATCCGCTGTTGCCGGTCCCGCGTAACGTGGCCGATGACAGCGTCAAGGGCGAATACGTCGTCCCACGTCCACAGCCGCTGTCGGCCATGGCCGATGCCAGCGACTACACCCTGCAAAAGAGTGGCGATTCAAGCTGGGTCATGGCCCAGCATCCACCGGCCGAAGTCTGGCCCGTGGCAATCCAGTTCTTCCAGGACAACGGTTTCCGCCTGGACGAGCAGCGCCCGCAGACGGGTGAATTCACCACCACTTGGCAACGTTCCGATGAACTGTCCGCTGCCATGGCCAAGCGCCTGAGCGCCGCCGGCGTCGCTGCCGACAGCGAAAGCCGCGTGCGGGTGCGTATCGAGCCGGGTGTGCAGCGCAATACCAGTGAAGTCTACGTGGTCAGTGCTGAGCGTCCTGCCGGTAGCACAGCCGACGTAGCGTTCACCAACCGTTCGGTCAATACCGGCCTCGACGCTGCGCTGGTAGACGACATGCTCGCCAGCATGAGCCGTACGGCAGAGCAGGGTGGTTCGGTCTCGATGTTGGCCTCCAAGGAGTTCGATGCGCCGAGCCGCGTCAGCCTGAGCGAAGACGGCAGCGGCAACCCGGTGCTCAACGTCGGTTCGGACCTGGATCGTGCCTGGTCGAGTGTTGGCCGTGCGCTGGAGCAGGGCGAATGGCGGGTTGAGGACATCAACCGTAGCCTGGGCCTGTACTACATCAACCTCGCCGAAAAGGCCGAGAAGAAAGACGAGAAGCCTGGCTTCTTCAGTGGCCTGTTCGGCAGCAAGCCGGACAAGGAAGAAGTTGAAGCCCGCGCCGAGCGTTATCAGGTTCGCCTGAGCAAGGTGGGCGACAACGTCCAGGTGACTGTCGAGAAGAACATCAACACCGTGGCGCCGGCCGATGTGGCGCGCAAAGTGTTGGGCGTGATTCAGGATAACCTGGGCTGA
- a CDS encoding MBL fold metallo-hydrolase, which yields MRFAVLGSGSQGNGTLIASADTYVLVDCGFSLRETEKRLLRLGVHPAQLSAILVTHEHADHVHGVGLLSRRYNLPVYLSRGTLDGLRKPIEPAGFVVGGEQLRVGALDISVVSVAHDAREPTQYVFSDGERRFGLLTDLGSYCNKVMDSYRDLDALMIESNHCRDMLARGYYPYFLKQRVGGERGHLNNHQAAFLVAELGWQGLQHLVLAHLSSKNNLPQLARQCFVDTLGCDPDWLQLADQDSGLDWRDIA from the coding sequence ATGCGTTTTGCCGTTCTCGGCAGCGGTAGCCAGGGGAACGGCACGCTGATAGCCAGCGCCGACACGTACGTGCTGGTCGATTGTGGTTTCTCCCTGCGGGAAACCGAGAAGCGCCTGTTGCGCCTGGGTGTGCACCCGGCGCAATTGAGCGCGATACTGGTGACCCACGAACATGCCGACCACGTGCATGGCGTGGGTTTGCTGTCTCGGCGCTACAATTTGCCGGTCTACCTCAGCCGTGGAACGTTGGATGGCCTGCGCAAGCCCATCGAGCCCGCCGGTTTCGTGGTCGGGGGTGAGCAATTGCGCGTTGGCGCCCTGGATATCAGTGTGGTCAGCGTGGCGCACGATGCCCGGGAGCCGACGCAGTATGTGTTCAGCGACGGCGAGCGCCGCTTCGGGTTGCTCACTGACCTGGGTTCGTATTGCAACAAGGTGATGGACAGCTACCGGGACCTCGATGCGTTGATGATCGAGTCCAACCACTGCCGTGACATGCTGGCGCGCGGGTACTACCCGTACTTTCTCAAGCAGCGGGTAGGCGGGGAGCGCGGACATTTGAACAACCACCAGGCGGCGTTCCTGGTGGCCGAGTTGGGCTGGCAAGGCCTGCAACACCTGGTCCTGGCCCATCTGAGCAGCAAGAACAACCTGCCGCAGCTGGCCCGGCAATGTTTTGTCGACACCCTCGGGTGCGACCCGGACTGGCTGCAATTGGCCGATCAAGATTCAGGGCTCGACTGGCGAGATATCGCCTAG
- the purC gene encoding phosphoribosylaminoimidazolesuccinocarboxamide synthase: protein MEKREELYRGKAKSVYKTDDADRLILLFRNDTSAFDGKRIEQLDRKGMVNNKFNAFIMQKLEAAGVPTQFDKLLGDNECLVKKLDMIPVECVVRNYAAGSLVKRLGVEEGMKLNPYTFELFLKDDAKGDPFINESHVVAFGWGTAEQLARMKELSLKVNEVLTKLFDDAGLLLVDFKLEFGVFSDGSIVLGDEFSPDGCRLWDKDTKKKMDKDRFRQGLGDVIEAYEEVAQRLGVPL from the coding sequence ATGGAAAAACGTGAAGAACTCTACCGCGGCAAAGCCAAATCGGTTTACAAGACCGACGACGCTGACCGCTTGATCCTGCTGTTTCGCAACGACACCTCGGCGTTCGACGGCAAGCGCATCGAACAGCTGGACCGCAAGGGCATGGTGAACAACAAGTTCAACGCCTTCATCATGCAGAAACTCGAAGCCGCCGGCGTGCCGACCCAGTTCGACAAGCTGCTGGGCGACAACGAATGCCTGGTCAAGAAGCTGGACATGATCCCGGTCGAATGCGTCGTGCGTAACTACGCCGCCGGCAGCCTGGTCAAGCGCCTGGGTGTGGAAGAGGGCATGAAGCTCAACCCCTACACCTTCGAGCTGTTCCTGAAGGACGACGCCAAGGGCGACCCGTTCATCAACGAATCCCACGTCGTGGCATTCGGTTGGGGCACCGCCGAGCAACTGGCCCGCATGAAGGAGTTGTCCCTCAAGGTCAACGAAGTGCTGACCAAGCTGTTCGACGACGCCGGCCTGCTGCTGGTGGACTTCAAGCTTGAGTTCGGTGTGTTCAGCGACGGCTCCATCGTCCTGGGTGACGAATTCAGCCCGGACGGCTGCCGTCTGTGGGACAAGGACACCAAGAAGAAGATGGACAAAGACCGCTTCCGCCAAGGCCTCGGTGATGTCATCGAAGCCTATGAAGAAGTCGCCCAGCGTCTGGGTGTACCGCTGTAA